CTGGACCCGCAATACCGACATCCAGTACACGATTACCTACCTTGATGGCACGAACGAGGCCGCCAAGGAGATTGCGAAGGAAGTGTTCCAGAACGAGCAGTCCGACTACCCGTCCAAGTGCGCGAAGGGCGCCGTGACCTGCTACAACGGTAAGTCTACCTTCGGCGAACTGAAGAAAAAGGGCAAGAAAAAGAAGAAATAATCACTTTTTTCTTACGGGTAAATAAATTTTTACCCTTTTCCCGAAATTTTATATATATTAGAAAGAGCCCGGTCCTGTTTTGGCGCCGGGCTCCGGATTTTTGTACCCTGAAAATTCGTGAAATTGCTAACTTGTTGAGTGTCAATGGATTGTTGTTTTGTCGGAGTCTAGGAAATATGGTCAACTGTTCTAGAAAGCTCGGTTTTACCCTGGTTGAGGTCCTCGTGGTGGTCGCCATCATGGGCATTCTTTCCGGTATCGGGGTGGCTAGCCTGCGCAGTGCGGTTGCGAACAGCCGAATCAAGGACGCCGGTATCAACGTGACCGCTTTCATGCAGCGGGCGGCGAACGAGGCTACGCGGTTGAACGAGAAACTGGCAGTCAATGTTGAAAGCGGCAATAAGACGTTGAGGCTCTACAAGTGCAATGCTGTTGATGGTAACGGAATTTGTACCAATTTTGGTGATACGGTTGACGAGATGACTCTTGAATCGTCGAACGCTTTTGTTACGGATAAAAATTGTCCGGACTTGACTGGTGCCAAGACGACACCGGCGACCGTCGTGACTCTCGTTCCGAAAATAGGGGTATCCCCGATTCCAACGTCGTGTCTCATGGTGCGTTATGGTGGTACCGACCGTTATGCGGTTTCAATCAAGTCCCCGACAAAGTTCTCTATGTATTATGAGTTGAGTTACGATTCTGGTGCGAGCTGGTTTGAACCGTAGGTGTGTTATGGATAAGTTAATAAAGAGCAAGAAAGGTTTCGGTATCACGGAGGTGCTTATCTCCGCGGTAGTTCTCGGTCTTTTGTACATGGCGATTCTCCACATGCAGACGGGCAACCGCGAGGCTTTGCTCCGTATCCGCGGCCGTGACGGTGCCATCGAGGTGGCGCAACAGGTCATCGATTCCCTGAACCGTATCGGCATCGCGTCCATTCCCGACCCGACGAGCGTTGCTTCTGGAGACGAACATATCAAGGAAGGTAACTATGTATGGGAGTGGGACGATATTTCGCGTTCCTGGGACCGAGGCGAAAAGGTCGGTGGTGGCCACTCCACTATCGCTTATACCCCGACTGTGACTGTGTCGCCGGTTGAGGATTATACCGCGAAAAGTGTGTCGTACTATACTGGCGCCGATACAATAAGGCACGTCTACGCCAAGCAGGTGAACGTGCAGGTGTCCTGGCAGTTCAAGGGCTCCACGCAGTCCATAAACATGTCCACCGTGATACGCTAGGCCGTCTTGCCTGTAATCTGTGCCGGGATTTGCTCCCGGCCTTTCTTTTTTGTTTGCGAGCCCGTTCCATTTATTATACATTTACTTACATACAGTAAAAACAGGAGTTTCCAGATGGCCGGGAAATCTACCCTCTTTAAGACAGCTGTCGCGTTGGCGTTTTCTATTCTCATAGCTACCCCCTGGGCTGCGGGCCTTTCGGATGAGCAGGAAGGTGCGTCCAAGTTCTATTGCGTAAAACTGACGCGGGATGTCAATTATAATGCTGCAATCCAGTTGTCGCAGCAGAATGCATCGTACGAACCGGACTCGGGCGAGTCGTGTTTCGAAAAATGGGATTCTCCGGAGGGTTACCAAACGGCATATGAGTTTATTGGCGAACTTCTCTATAATTCTAACGTTCAGCCAGAAGCGTTGTTGCTTGCTTCGGATATCGACTTCGGCGGTTATGACGGGCAGACGCGGTCGTGTAACGAATATTTCAAGCCATTCGAGTTTGATATTACGTCTCAGATAAAACTTACAAGTGCGGAAGACGGTATCTATACGATTAGGGGAATCTGTTATACCTCGCTTTCTGATGAGGCTTCGTTTGGCGGAAACCTGATTGGTTCCATTCAGAACGTCCGGTTCGAGAACATTCGTCTGGAATCCCTTACCTTTGCGAGCCTTTTTGGCACGGCTGTGAATGAACCCGAAGTGAATAATGTCTATGTTGCAAACGCGGCCATAAGTGCCCCTGTAGCGGGCCTTTTCGTTTCGTCGTCGGTCGGGCTTTATGTGACGGATTTCGAGGGAAGCTCCATTCAGGTCCGTTCTGTTCCCGATATGGACTTGAATGACGCTGTCGATTTAATTTATCCTTCTTCGGTCGCGATTGGAGGCCTTGCGGGCAGCGTGTCTAATATGTTTGCGGTCGGCGTCTCCGTAGATGGCCTTAGCGTGTCGAACAACGCATACCTCTGGGATGGCGCCCATCACTTTGTCGAGGAGGTTGCCATGGTTGAAGCGCACATAGGTGGAATTGTTGGTCATACAGGGCGTGTCGAACTGCGCCGGGTGGGGCTTGACAGATCTTTGTTGAGCGACGATGCTTCTGCGGGAAAAAAGCAAATGTCTTACCTGGGCGGACTTGTCGGCTCGCTTACGTACAATACGATGGTGTGGTTCCATTCCACCTACACCTCTAGCGATATCACTTGTTCATTGGAAAGGGGCCCGCAACATTGCAAGGCGGGTTATCTTGCAGGTTTGGCTGTATTCTCTGATTCCCTTTCCAAGAATGCGAACGATATAAGTATAGTCTCGAATTTCCATTACACCGAAGCCGTCAATGATTCCGCTTCTGGCATGTTTGGTGAAGCTTACTGCGATTACCTGAAGCCATATATGCCGGATAATGAGCAGGGCCTGGAACATATATCCTGTGCATACGAATTCAATACCTTTGGCGAGCTTTCTGTGTTGGATGATGAAAACGGGGAAACCACCTTCGCTCCCAAGGCCTATGCCCACGGCAACTACCGAAGCGCAGCCGGGAATGCGGTGGCGACGGACAACTTTAACTCGGACACCTACATGTTGGGTGGAGATGCGCGCGAAGCGGTCTCCGTGGGTATCATTGAGAAAGAGTACATGCAGGGCCAGGCGTTTGCCGATGTCCTGAACCGTTTCAATGCAGATTATGGGAACACCTCGGTGGAATGGATTGCTGACACTTCTCGCGTTTATCCGTATGTCGCATCGACTTACTACGGTGTAAATGCGGGAGTCTCCAACGTGCACAGGATTGTGTTCATGCTTGACTGCATCGAGTCGGGATGCCTTACCGAAAGCGAGGAGCGCATGCTTGGACAGTTTAATAATTACCGGATGGGTACTAACGAGTTCGAGTTCGTGACGGATGAATCTGGAGCAATCACGAATACGGCGTGGCTCGAATTTGCGGCTAGTCTAGAACAGCCGAATGCTGACCGCGACCCTGTTCATTGGGAAAGTTCGAACGACAACGGTCCGTACAAGAAGTTCTCTGCGGACGAGGCGTACGACGGCGACTACGTCTTTAAGCTTATGCCGGGCGAGGCGCAGGAGGAAACGACCGAAGAGTTTGCCTATGCGTTCTTCGGGAAGGGAATCGATTACGACCAGACCATCATAGAACTTATCAGTTACGATGGCGAAACAGTCGAGAATAAGGGCTCACAAATCGACATGATGAGTTACTCCGGCGGAAGCCAGCCCATTTCGCTCCGGGCGGGCAAGGTGATGCAGATTTTCTCGCGCAACCCCGTGACTACGGACGGTAGCGATTTCAAGGGCTGGAAGGTCCGCGCCGAGATGACGTTTACAACCAACGAAACTGAACTGAAGAAGATTGCTTTTGCGGGTATGGACATTCCCGTGGATGGCGATGGATACTTTAGCTTGGGCGAGAACTGGGAATCGCTTAATGCCCGGTTTGAAAAGGCTTTGGGTGAGAATGCCAATGCCCTTACAGAAAGTCGTTCGATTGCGCTTGCCATATTCCCCGCGGGCTTCGAGGATGTAAACGGCGTGGATGATGATGGCGAAAAACAGGAGGAAGTCGAGGTTGTCTACCCGGCGCTGTTCTGGTCGGGTAACGCTATCCAGCTAGCCGTGAAGACGGACGATTTCGTGAACGAGGAGGGAGCGCCCTTCGTGAGCGTGATGCTTGAGAACTTGAGCGACGAACCGCTGCTGGATACCCTGATGGAATTCCCGAACGGCGGTTGGCCCGAGGTGTTCACGTGGGAAAAGTACCCGCTTGCCGCGGGCATGTACCATGTAGTCGCAAAGATATACAACGGGAAGGGCGACAATCCGGACGTGCGCGAATGGACTTTCGAGGTGAAAGACGTAATCGAGAACGATTGTGGTGACTGCTGGCAGATGGTTGCGCTTTCGAATGTCGATTTCGAGAAATACGAGTGGAATGACAATGAGGTGTTCTACTGGTGGGACGAATTCGCTATTTATGGCAAGTACTGGCAGTACAAGGAGTTTACGAAGAAGGACTCCCCGGAACACGTGAGGGGGTATTGGTATCACTCGCTTGAAGGCCGTCCGCTTGTGCTCAAGGACGAAGCCTTTACCGGCGAGGCCGTGTGGCATCTCGATAGCGTGAATACCGGCTGGAACATGGTGGCCAACCCCTATGGCTGGAAGATGAAGATTGGCGTTGCTGGCCAGGAAAATCGGGAAGAAAAGCCTGAGTTGGAATTCTGGCGCTGGAACAAGCAAACCGGTCAGTACGACCCGCCTGAAGCTGTGGAGGAACTTGAGCCTTACGAGGCTGTGTGGGTAAAACTCAATCGCGGTCCGGAGATGGATTGGAGTCTTCCGGCAACGCCGGCCTTTGTCGATTTCGTGAACGAGGATGGCGAAATAGTTCATGTGAAGTCACTCAACAAGAAGGGCGTGCTTGCGAAGGCGGCCGGCGCCGACGGCTGGGCGTTGCAGGTGGAACTTTCCGATGCGAACGGCAAGATGGACAGCTGGAACATGCTCGGCGCGGGCAAGGCTGCGTGGGATTCCGAAGAACCGCCTGCCGGCATGGGCAACCGCGTGAACCTCAGCATCGTGGATGCGGGCAGGCGCCTGGCAAAGAGCGTGAAGGCTTTGGGCGAAGACGCATACGAATGGAACGTGGAACTTTCGGCGACAAGCGCGCGTGCAGGTTACCTGAAGTTTGCGGGTATCGACGGAATTCTCGCGAGCGGGCTTCGCGTGTTCGTGACGGTCGATGGCGTGACTACCGAAATGCACGACGGCGAAAAACTGCAGGTGATGCTCTCCACGACGGCGAAGTCCGCGAACATCCGTGTGGCGAAGTCTGCAAGGAAGGTTGTCGCGAGCACTTTGCAGGGCTTGCGCGCTCATGATCTGGGCTCTGCACTGCAGGTGGGATTCGATGTGGGCGAGGGCCTTGCGGGTGCGAATGCGCGCGTGGACCTTGTGGATACGAAGGGCCACGTCGTGAATACCGCAAGTTTCAAGGCCGAAAACGGGCGTAACGAGGTAAGCCTCGAGAGGCCGGTGCTCGGGCTCTACGTATTGCGCGCGGTTGTCGGGCGCGAGATCGCCGTGCAGAAGATTATGGTGAAGTAAGAGACTAGGGAGGGTCCGTACTACTCCCCCTCCCTAAGACCCTCCCGACGCGCGCATAATCGCCTAGGATAGGGTAGGTATTTTAGGGTGGAGGCGATTAAGCGCACGGGCACACCTTCGGTGTGCATTACTGTTTTTTTTCTAAATTTAGCGCACGATGGCAGAGAATTCCCTGAACACAGGTGCGAAAAAGCCGGATTACTTTCCGGCGATTGATGGCCTGCGCCTTCTCGCGAGCATAAACATCGTGATGCTCCATCTGGGGAGCTCGAATGCGCTCGCCTACATGGCAAACAACACCTGGCTCATGCCCGTCTTTACCGCCCCGGCATTTGCGGCAGGCATATTCTACGTGTTCGCGGGGTTCCTCTTTGCAAGCAAGTTCAGCGACCCGGAACGCCGCATACCGGTAATCCCGTTCATGTTCGCCCGTATAGCGAAGCTATACCGGCTCCACTTCTTCATGACCCTCCTCATGTTCGTGGTGCTCGTGTTCAAGTTCAGCGGCTACACGCACTTGCCCGGCCCAGGCGAAATCGTCGATTGCGCCTCGGCGGGGCTCGCGAAGATGTTCCACCCCTGGCGTAGCCTGCTCCTGCATCTTTCGCTCACGTGGTCCATCGTTCCCGACCTAGGTATGAAACTCAACGAACCCAGCTGGTCGCTCACGAGTTTCTTCATGTGCTATGCCATCACGCCGTGGTTCAGCCGCTGGCTCTTTAGGCAGAATCGCCGCACCCTCTGGATTCTCTTCTTCGCGGTGTTCGTCCCGGGCATCGCGTGGGCGGTGACTTTCGGGCTTTCGGGCAACCTCTGGTTCGACAGTTACGATGAAAAGTACAGGTTCTTCCACATGTTCGCGCCCGTGCGCGTGTTCGAGTACATCTTCGGCATGGTCATCTTCCGCCTGTACAAGGAAGGCTTCTTCGAGTTCCTCAAGAAGGACTACGTGAGCGGAATCGTTCAGGCGTTGCTCCTTGCCGCCCTCTACGGGAGCCTGTTCCTCATGTCGCCCTCGTTCAATCCCGGCGTGAACTACTTTATCCACCATAGCGTCGCCGTGTTCATCTACGGGCTGTTCGTGCTCTCGCTCCTTTCTAGCAAGGGATTCATGGCGCGGTTCTTCTGCATCGGCATCGTGCGCAAGGTGGGCCGCGCGAGTTTCTACCCTTACCTAATCCACCTGCCGCTCATCACGATTGCTTGGGGTATATGCAACCTGAACACTCCCAAGAACACGCTCCTCTTTATGCTGTTCGTCTACACGGTGAGCACGCTCTACATGGAGTTCAAGGTCTGGAACAAGAAGCGCAAGAAGCGCCTTGAGCAGGCAAAATAGTCCTGCCCCGGTGTGCTCCCGCTCACATCTCTCTGCGAAGGTTTAAAAATCTTTACCGTACTTGCCTGTTTTTGCGAAAAAACGGAACTTTTTGTCGCCGAGTGCAAGTTATTTATTACATGATTGGGGTGGCGGTTTTTGTTCAATCAAATTATATTTTAGATGGGTGGGAATAACAACAAAAAAAGAGGATGTTGATGAAAAACTTCTTTAAAGCAACAGTGTGCGTGGCCGCCCTGGCCGCAACTTCTGCCATGGCGGGCTCGTTCCCGTTCCCGCAGAACATGAAGAGCCCTCACGGCTACACGATCCCGTTCGCGGATACCCAGGTCATCAAGGACCACTTCAATCTGTGGAAGCAGGCCTGGTACCAGGATAAGGGCGATGGAAGTGCCTGGGTGCTTGCTCCCGAAGGTACCTGCTCTACGGTTTCTGAAGCTATTGCCTACGGCATGTTGATTACCGTGTATATGGATGAACAGGGCATGTTTGACAAGCTCTACAAAACCTGGACAAACAATGCCGTGAATGGAAACGGCGGTATGAACTGGCGTATCGGTTGTAGTGGCGGAACAGGTTCTGCATCTGACGCTGACTTCGATGCGGCCCTCGCCCTTATCATGGCTTCCAAGCAGTGGGGCGGTAATTACCTCAACAATGCCAAGTCGCTTATCAGCTGGATTGCCTCGAACGATATCAATGGCAGCCAGATCAAGCCGGGTAACGCCTGGAACGATGCATTCAACCCCAGCTATGCCACTACAGCCAACTTCAAACTTTTCCAGGACGTGGCAGGCGGTTCCTGGAATAACGTGATTTCTCAAGCCTATACCGACCTGAACGCTTGCCAGAACAGTAAGTCCGGCCTCGTGCCTGACTGGTGCTCTTGGGGAGACCATAAGCCGACCAAAACAAGTGCATCTGTTGCGCAGGACGAAGATCCGGGCTTCTTCGACGATGCTGCCCGTACTCCGTGGCGCATGGCTTGGGCTTACTACTGGTACGGTGATACCAAGGCACAGGCCTTCAACAAGAAGATTAACGACTGGATGATTCCGACTGCCCGTACGGCTAGCGGCATCAACTCCGGCTATTTTGTAAGCGGTCAGGCAGTGACCTCCGAAAAGCGCAACTTCGTCTCTTCTACCTTCTCGGGTGGTATGGGCATGGCTGCGTCTTCCTTTGACGACGCTGCTTCCAAGGACTTCATGGAATCGGTGTACAAGACACTTTCCAACCTGAAGAGCTGCAAAACTGCTAGCGGCTGTGGAGAAGGCAGCAATTCCGGTGAAAAGTACTACCCCTCCACTCTCAACATCCTCTACCTCCTCCTCATCACGGGTAACATGCCCAACTTCTACGACATGACGGGCTTTACCCAGTTCACTCCGGACCCGAGCCTCGCCAGCGGTGTTTCTACTGCCGAAGGCGTGCAGCAGGCTTCCAGGGATTCTACGGTCGGTGTTTCCGGATTCTGGAACTGGGGTGCATACCACGACAAGCTCGGTATCGGTACCGTGATGTCTCCGGATTCGGGTACGTCTCCGCTCTACAAGACCGGCTGCGAAATTACTGCAGAGGCCACCATGGAAATCGGTCCGGAACCGGAATGGACGCAGGCCAAGGCTGATGTGTGCAAGAATACTCCGGCTCAGTGCGAACTCAAGTACCCGAGCGCCGGTATCGCCATGTCGTTCCTCTCTAATGACAAGAAGGGCGTTAACCTCGATGCTTTGAAAGTCAAGTATGTCCGTGTGACCGCCAAGACCAAGGGCCCCATCCGTATGGCAATCCTCAACGAGGCAACTGCCGAAGCGGGGGCTGAACCTGGCATTTATGTGGATCCTACGGACGATTACACGGCCGTGACTTATGACCTTACTCCGGACCAGTTCGGTTTCAAGGGTACCAACAGCCAGTCTATCGATATTCTTGACTGGGTCAATGTTTCCACCGCTCCCTCGGGTGAAGATATCATCAAGGTGGTCAAGGGCCTCAAGTGGGAAGTCAAGGACGCCAAGGGTGGTTTCGGTTCTGTCTC
This genomic interval from Fibrobacter sp. UWR3 contains the following:
- a CDS encoding prepilin-type N-terminal cleavage/methylation domain-containing protein, which encodes MVNCSRKLGFTLVEVLVVVAIMGILSGIGVASLRSAVANSRIKDAGINVTAFMQRAANEATRLNEKLAVNVESGNKTLRLYKCNAVDGNGICTNFGDTVDEMTLESSNAFVTDKNCPDLTGAKTTPATVVTLVPKIGVSPIPTSCLMVRYGGTDRYAVSIKSPTKFSMYYELSYDSGASWFEP
- a CDS encoding acyltransferase — its product is MAENSLNTGAKKPDYFPAIDGLRLLASINIVMLHLGSSNALAYMANNTWLMPVFTAPAFAAGIFYVFAGFLFASKFSDPERRIPVIPFMFARIAKLYRLHFFMTLLMFVVLVFKFSGYTHLPGPGEIVDCASAGLAKMFHPWRSLLLHLSLTWSIVPDLGMKLNEPSWSLTSFFMCYAITPWFSRWLFRQNRRTLWILFFAVFVPGIAWAVTFGLSGNLWFDSYDEKYRFFHMFAPVRVFEYIFGMVIFRLYKEGFFEFLKKDYVSGIVQALLLAALYGSLFLMSPSFNPGVNYFIHHSVAVFIYGLFVLSLLSSKGFMARFFCIGIVRKVGRASFYPYLIHLPLITIAWGICNLNTPKNTLLFMLFVYTVSTLYMEFKVWNKKRKKRLEQAK
- a CDS encoding glycosyl hydrolase family 8 yields the protein MKNFFKATVCVAALAATSAMAGSFPFPQNMKSPHGYTIPFADTQVIKDHFNLWKQAWYQDKGDGSAWVLAPEGTCSTVSEAIAYGMLITVYMDEQGMFDKLYKTWTNNAVNGNGGMNWRIGCSGGTGSASDADFDAALALIMASKQWGGNYLNNAKSLISWIASNDINGSQIKPGNAWNDAFNPSYATTANFKLFQDVAGGSWNNVISQAYTDLNACQNSKSGLVPDWCSWGDHKPTKTSASVAQDEDPGFFDDAARTPWRMAWAYYWYGDTKAQAFNKKINDWMIPTARTASGINSGYFVSGQAVTSEKRNFVSSTFSGGMGMAASSFDDAASKDFMESVYKTLSNLKSCKTASGCGEGSNSGEKYYPSTLNILYLLLITGNMPNFYDMTGFTQFTPDPSLASGVSTAEGVQQASRDSTVGVSGFWNWGAYHDKLGIGTVMSPDSGTSPLYKTGCEITAEATMEIGPEPEWTQAKADVCKNTPAQCELKYPSAGIAMSFLSNDKKGVNLDALKVKYVRVTAKTKGPIRMAILNEATAEAGAEPGIYVDPTDDYTAVTYDLTPDQFGFKGTNSQSIDILDWVNVSTAPSGEDIIKVVKGLKWEVKDAKGGFGSVSIKAIEFLDANKQVIDPVLITGITVPATQCGTNPGTDAFVFRSLTPSAKVIASGSQIQVLGAKVGSDYAVFNMQGKVVKAGKISGATQGISVANRGTFLVRVDGKIHSVTVK